From the genome of Haloterrigena sp. KLK7, one region includes:
- a CDS encoding gamma carbonic anhydrase family protein — MLRSFDGTEPRVADSAYVDEAAVVIGDVVVEAEASVWPNTTLRGDHGRIVVGEGANVQDNAVLHEDAALEPYSTVGHSAIVHDATVAERALVGMNATVLDGARVGEGAVVAAGSVVTEGTEIPPSTLVAGAPAEPKTEIDDPHLEATADRYVELSRRYAETAERLD; from the coding sequence ATGTTACGATCGTTCGACGGAACGGAACCGCGGGTCGCCGACTCGGCGTACGTCGACGAGGCCGCGGTCGTCATCGGCGACGTCGTCGTCGAGGCGGAGGCGAGCGTCTGGCCGAACACGACGCTGCGGGGCGATCACGGACGGATCGTCGTCGGCGAGGGCGCCAACGTCCAGGACAACGCCGTGCTCCACGAGGACGCCGCACTCGAGCCCTACTCGACGGTCGGTCACAGCGCGATCGTCCACGACGCGACCGTCGCCGAGCGCGCCCTGGTCGGGATGAACGCGACCGTCCTCGACGGCGCCCGCGTCGGCGAGGGCGCCGTCGTCGCGGCCGGCAGCGTCGTCACCGAGGGGACCGAGATTCCGCCCTCGACGCTCGTCGCCGGCGCGCCCGCCGAGCCGAAGACCGAGATCGACGACCCCCACCTCGAGGCGACGGCCGACCGATACGTCGAACTCTCGCGGCGGTACGCCGAAACGGCCGAGCGACTCGACTGA
- a CDS encoding MBL fold metallo-hydrolase, with protein MRRHRGLVAVSVVGLLVLSGCLVGFVPSDGSEDPGDGDDTDDVDGDLEIHHIDVGQGDSTLLVTPAGETVLIDTGTWQADGRGVIEHLEDEGIDRIDHLVTTHGHADHVGGHAAVIEHFEERGEGVGAVYDPGVASTSATYERYLDAIEDHDVRLFEVAAGDRLPLEDESVDATVLNPPDDDEGNIDAYSTVLSVEYGEFSYLTTGDIEDGTERRLVDERGDALAADAYQAGHHGSSTSSSEPFLDAVDPEIAVISSALDSQYGHPHDEVLAALTDRDVETYWTGVHGDVVLETDGEDVAVTTETEGPTDPAALLERKKGAQSTSDAESLSEAAPGQPSPSERSSSPEQPVSIQPHASLGHPPAPVVDSAAPRIPAR; from the coding sequence ATGCGACGCCACCGCGGTCTCGTAGCCGTGTCAGTCGTCGGACTACTCGTTCTGTCGGGGTGTCTCGTCGGGTTCGTTCCGAGCGACGGATCCGAGGACCCCGGCGACGGCGATGACACCGACGACGTCGACGGCGACCTCGAGATCCACCACATCGACGTGGGACAGGGCGACTCGACGCTGCTGGTCACGCCCGCCGGCGAGACGGTGCTGATCGATACGGGCACCTGGCAGGCCGACGGACGGGGCGTCATCGAGCACCTCGAGGACGAGGGCATCGACCGGATCGACCACCTCGTCACGACCCACGGCCACGCCGACCACGTCGGCGGTCACGCGGCCGTCATCGAGCACTTCGAGGAGCGCGGCGAGGGCGTCGGCGCGGTCTACGATCCCGGCGTCGCGTCCACGAGCGCCACGTACGAGCGCTACCTCGACGCGATCGAGGACCACGACGTCAGGCTCTTCGAGGTCGCCGCGGGCGATCGGTTGCCCCTCGAGGACGAGTCGGTCGACGCGACCGTGCTGAACCCGCCCGACGACGACGAGGGCAACATCGACGCCTACAGCACCGTTCTCAGCGTCGAGTACGGGGAGTTCTCGTATCTGACGACAGGTGACATCGAGGACGGGACCGAGCGGCGACTGGTCGACGAGCGCGGCGACGCCCTCGCGGCCGACGCCTATCAGGCCGGTCATCACGGTTCCTCGACCTCCTCGAGCGAGCCGTTCCTCGACGCCGTCGACCCCGAGATCGCGGTGATCTCGAGCGCGCTCGACTCCCAGTACGGCCATCCCCACGACGAGGTGCTCGCGGCCCTCACCGACCGCGACGTCGAGACCTACTGGACCGGCGTCCACGGCGACGTCGTCCTCGAGACCGACGGCGAAGACGTCGCGGTGACGACCGAGACCGAGGGGCCGACCGATCCGGCGGCGCTGCTCGAGCGAAAGAAGGGGGCTCAGTCGACGTCGGACGCCGAATCGCTGTCGGAAGCGGCGCCCGGGCAGCCGTCGCCGTCCGAGCGATCGTCGTCGCCCGAGCAGCCGGTATCGATCCAGCCGCACGCGTCGCTCGGACACCCGCCCGCACCGGTGGTTGATAGTGCCGCGCCGCGTATCCCCGCGCGATGA
- a CDS encoding lamin tail domain-containing protein — protein MNRRRGAAVAVLAVAALLVTSAVALPLLGGGVVPFEGSESAPGGGDGETTDIAAADSVAASQDDGSGSTDSTAADAADREPVRASQSAADGELVSFDAATESATTDAEATADADASASLAQEQTTAVEAGVDEGMELAQQQGVEVTQEQRAAAVEAASQSVAQHQAADAEQIQAATAGAVHGSLIQSQDAEIEQLQSAIGGATDGALAQSQTVSASQMQSATWGATHGALAQKQHADVDQIQVATRGAAAGACREAGDSDVRDPPKTQEAAQGAAYGVLEQYQKITVEQRQRITLEHVQHAAAGASAGALEGSTAAALEGEQGQEITVEQRQRVNIKQVQKAATGAAKGALVQRQEVTVEQTQAAARGAGRGSLTQLQTVSVEQVQRISISQIQEASFGAAKGSIYRSQSATVEQIQAAADGAAGGVLVQHQEISISQIQYAAVGASQGAIESAVQYQIADIQQIQAAAFGAGEGSVLQQQVVDITQVQRLASGGASGALSQYQSATVEQIQIAASGATQETARVVQYQRISVTQLQVLTQETASDATAYAVQQEIDDITEIRQYVEDAAEDRADEIDELEGTASITFADREGDGETVAVDEVDLSEGGFVAIYAADAVADPGAVLGTSSALEAGTHSDVEIDLEEPIEEDQPLTAVVHHDTNDDGTFEYGDTDGAEDVPYVTDAGVPVLDTAFVSVGDEVQGPQEPAEPNATLSVSDQTGDGETLTVDEASATVDYTVTATANESTAESQSFEANETVTDLELDLEPPLEANATVDVAVIDENGTPLENETVEYAVDGAGDDVADNADEAEGMLAVTDYEIDVGEGNAGDEYVTIQNNGDIAIDLSGWTMQDRFEDGVVDSLGWEPLTFPDGFVLEPGEEVTIVTGPGNDTADTLYWGHESPVWNTSSDEVIVLDEDEDVALQEQIEADQPNESAATLNVSDQTGDGETLVVDEANATVDYRVTATDENGTQRGESDLFEANETAELESLDLEPPLSENATLEVAVTDENDTALANESVEYTVDGDPATFEATFPSCSQAEVTGSFEEGDTIIVGTAFYESGGFGNSMGEYAVTVGEDVPAPFEGTLTYETGDDFTVAETADGATVTVPEGDTGAVITGFASPDATPGSIDHPNPNASECLEEIRPERPNVSVAETTPTADGIAVTFAYENPNNESLVVGSEFVEGTTADEPPSELEPGNDSFTVDWTPENDSERLVWEVDMSNYDYEEPLTAETPPAGEIDSTEPAAFNVSITEANGSVEAGEPLEVDAAIENTGGENGTQDVQLAIDGSVVNETPVSLEPGASESVTLTADTTDLEPGDYPVTVSSENETAETTVTIEEAEPAETPTGTESTTDGPADAEPTEEGPSEAEPAEEEPAEEAPTEAPAEPSTEEPTTSEDNVSSESTDSASTTNGSESDPLAPETSPETDTAAEESSTESEPEAPTEPETTESPAGADEPSVSDESGSGADANDSAVATE, from the coding sequence ATGAATCGGCGTCGAGGAGCGGCCGTTGCAGTGCTCGCCGTCGCCGCGCTGCTGGTCACGAGCGCGGTGGCGCTGCCGCTGCTCGGCGGCGGTGTCGTCCCGTTCGAGGGCAGCGAGAGCGCTCCCGGCGGGGGAGACGGCGAAACGACGGATATCGCCGCTGCAGACAGTGTAGCCGCCAGCCAAGACGATGGCAGCGGAAGTACGGATTCCACCGCCGCGGACGCGGCGGATCGAGAACCCGTGCGTGCGAGCCAGTCGGCCGCGGACGGCGAGTTAGTGTCGTTCGACGCTGCGACGGAATCGGCCACGACCGACGCGGAGGCGACCGCCGACGCTGACGCGAGCGCCTCGCTCGCACAGGAACAGACGACGGCCGTCGAGGCCGGCGTCGACGAGGGGATGGAACTGGCCCAGCAGCAGGGCGTCGAGGTGACCCAGGAACAGCGCGCGGCGGCCGTCGAGGCCGCCAGTCAGTCGGTCGCCCAGCACCAAGCGGCCGACGCCGAGCAGATTCAGGCCGCGACGGCCGGCGCGGTCCACGGCTCGCTGATCCAGTCCCAGGACGCCGAGATCGAACAGCTCCAGTCCGCGATCGGCGGCGCGACCGACGGCGCGCTCGCCCAGTCGCAGACGGTCTCGGCGAGCCAGATGCAGAGCGCGACGTGGGGGGCGACCCACGGCGCCCTCGCGCAGAAACAGCACGCCGACGTCGACCAGATTCAGGTCGCCACGCGCGGGGCCGCAGCGGGGGCGTGCCGGGAAGCGGGCGATAGCGACGTTCGGGACCCCCCGAAGACCCAGGAGGCCGCGCAGGGGGCGGCCTACGGCGTCCTCGAGCAGTATCAGAAGATCACCGTCGAACAGCGCCAGCGGATCACGCTCGAGCACGTCCAGCACGCGGCGGCCGGCGCGTCCGCGGGCGCACTCGAGGGGAGCACCGCGGCGGCCCTCGAGGGCGAACAGGGCCAGGAGATCACCGTCGAACAGCGCCAGCGCGTGAACATCAAGCAGGTGCAGAAGGCCGCCACGGGCGCCGCGAAGGGCGCGCTCGTCCAGCGTCAGGAGGTCACCGTCGAGCAGACCCAGGCCGCGGCCCGCGGGGCGGGCAGGGGTTCGCTGACGCAGCTCCAGACCGTCAGCGTCGAACAGGTCCAGCGGATCTCGATCAGCCAGATCCAGGAGGCCTCCTTCGGCGCGGCCAAGGGCTCGATTTACCGGAGCCAGTCGGCCACGGTCGAGCAGATTCAGGCGGCGGCCGACGGGGCCGCGGGCGGCGTGCTGGTTCAGCACCAGGAGATTTCGATCAGCCAGATCCAGTACGCCGCGGTCGGCGCGTCCCAGGGAGCGATCGAGTCGGCGGTCCAGTACCAGATCGCCGATATTCAGCAGATTCAGGCCGCCGCGTTCGGCGCCGGCGAGGGGTCGGTGCTCCAGCAGCAGGTCGTCGATATCACGCAGGTCCAGCGGCTGGCGTCCGGCGGTGCCAGCGGCGCGCTGAGCCAGTATCAGTCGGCGACCGTCGAGCAGATCCAGATCGCCGCCAGCGGCGCCACGCAGGAGACGGCCCGCGTCGTCCAGTACCAGCGGATCAGCGTCACGCAACTGCAGGTCCTGACCCAGGAGACCGCGTCCGACGCCACCGCGTACGCGGTCCAGCAGGAGATCGACGATATCACCGAAATCAGGCAGTACGTCGAGGACGCGGCCGAGGATCGCGCCGACGAGATCGACGAACTCGAGGGAACGGCGTCGATTACGTTCGCCGACCGGGAAGGCGACGGCGAGACGGTCGCCGTCGACGAGGTCGACCTCTCGGAGGGCGGCTTTGTCGCGATCTACGCGGCCGACGCCGTCGCCGATCCGGGCGCCGTTCTCGGGACCTCGAGCGCCCTCGAGGCCGGGACCCACTCCGACGTCGAGATCGACCTCGAGGAGCCGATCGAGGAGGACCAGCCCCTCACCGCAGTGGTCCACCACGATACGAACGACGACGGAACGTTCGAGTACGGCGATACCGACGGGGCGGAGGACGTCCCGTACGTCACCGACGCCGGCGTGCCGGTGCTCGATACGGCGTTCGTCTCGGTCGGCGACGAAGTACAGGGACCGCAGGAACCGGCCGAGCCGAACGCGACGCTCTCAGTGAGCGATCAGACCGGCGACGGCGAGACCCTGACCGTCGACGAAGCGAGCGCGACCGTCGACTACACCGTAACGGCGACGGCCAATGAGTCGACGGCCGAGAGCCAGTCCTTCGAGGCCAACGAGACGGTGACGGACCTCGAACTCGACCTCGAGCCGCCGCTCGAGGCAAATGCGACGGTCGACGTGGCCGTCATCGACGAGAACGGGACACCTCTCGAGAACGAGACGGTCGAGTACGCGGTCGACGGGGCGGGCGACGATGTCGCCGACAACGCTGACGAGGCCGAGGGAATGCTCGCGGTCACGGACTACGAAATCGACGTCGGCGAGGGTAACGCCGGAGACGAATACGTCACGATACAGAATAACGGCGACATCGCGATCGATCTCTCCGGCTGGACCATGCAGGATCGCTTCGAAGACGGCGTCGTCGATTCGCTCGGCTGGGAGCCATTGACGTTCCCGGATGGCTTCGTCCTCGAGCCCGGTGAGGAAGTAACGATCGTAACAGGTCCAGGCAACGACACCGCTGATACGCTCTACTGGGGCCACGAGTCGCCAGTCTGGAATACCTCCAGCGACGAGGTCATCGTTCTCGACGAAGACGAAGATGTCGCCCTGCAGGAACAGATCGAAGCCGACCAGCCGAACGAATCGGCGGCCACGCTCAACGTGTCGGATCAGACGGGCGACGGCGAGACGCTCGTCGTCGACGAGGCGAACGCGACCGTCGACTACCGGGTCACCGCGACCGACGAGAACGGCACGCAACGCGGGGAGAGCGATCTCTTCGAGGCCAACGAGACCGCCGAACTCGAGTCGCTCGACCTCGAGCCGCCGCTCTCCGAGAACGCGACGCTCGAGGTCGCCGTCACTGACGAGAACGACACGGCACTGGCGAACGAATCCGTCGAGTACACGGTCGACGGCGATCCGGCGACGTTCGAGGCGACGTTCCCCAGTTGTTCGCAGGCCGAGGTGACCGGTTCCTTCGAGGAGGGCGACACGATCATCGTCGGGACCGCGTTCTACGAGAGCGGCGGCTTCGGCAACTCGATGGGCGAGTACGCCGTCACCGTCGGCGAGGACGTCCCGGCGCCGTTCGAGGGGACGCTCACCTACGAGACCGGTGACGACTTCACCGTCGCCGAGACGGCCGACGGCGCGACCGTCACGGTCCCCGAGGGCGATACGGGCGCCGTGATCACCGGCTTCGCGTCGCCCGACGCGACGCCGGGATCGATCGACCACCCGAACCCCAATGCGAGCGAGTGCCTCGAGGAGATCCGACCCGAACGGCCGAACGTCAGCGTCGCGGAGACGACGCCGACCGCGGACGGCATCGCGGTCACCTTCGCGTACGAGAACCCGAACAACGAATCGCTGGTGGTCGGCAGCGAGTTCGTCGAGGGGACGACCGCCGACGAGCCGCCGTCGGAACTCGAGCCCGGCAACGACTCGTTCACCGTCGACTGGACTCCCGAAAACGACAGCGAACGACTCGTCTGGGAGGTCGACATGAGCAACTACGACTACGAGGAGCCGCTGACTGCCGAAACGCCGCCGGCAGGCGAGATCGATTCGACCGAACCCGCCGCGTTCAACGTCTCGATCACGGAGGCGAACGGTTCGGTCGAAGCGGGCGAGCCCCTCGAGGTCGACGCCGCGATCGAGAACACCGGCGGAGAGAACGGCACGCAGGACGTTCAACTGGCGATCGACGGCTCGGTCGTCAACGAGACGCCCGTCTCGCTCGAGCCCGGCGCGTCGGAATCGGTCACGTTGACGGCCGACACGACCGACCTCGAGCCCGGCGACTACCCGGTCACGGTCTCGAGCGAGAACGAGACCGCTGAGACGACCGTGACGATCGAGGAAGCCGAGCCCGCGGAGACGCCGACCGGCACGGAGTCGACGACCGACGGACCAGCGGACGCGGAACCGACTGAGGAGGGGCCGTCGGAAGCGGAGCCAGCCGAGGAGGAACCAGCTGAGGAGGCGCCGACGGAAGCACCTGCCGAACCGTCAACGGAGGAACCGACCACGTCTGAAGACAACGTCTCGTCGGAATCGACGGATTCGGCCTCGACGACGAACGGTTCCGAGTCCGACCCGCTGGCACCCGAGACGTCGCCGGAAACGGACACAGCGGCGGAGGAATCATCGACAGAATCCGAACCGGAAGCGCCGACGGAACCGGAGACGACCGAATCGCCCGCCGGAGCGGACGAGCCGTCCGTCTCCGATGAATCCGGTTCGGGAGCCGACGCGAACGACTCCGCGGTCGCTACGGAGTAA
- a CDS encoding metal-dependent hydrolase yields the protein MQVTWHGHSTWHVTVGETELLIDPFFDNPKTDLEPADIDAPDYVLLTHGHADHIAHAGEFSDATLVATPELVSYCEDEFGFEDAVGGMGMNLGGTVECGDAYVTMVRADHTNGIMTENDKSGGMPAGFVVSDTKPTQVEDEESTAFYDAGDTSLMTEMREVIGPYLEPDVAAVPIGDHFTMGPQQAAIAVDWLDVDVALPQHYDTFPPIEQDPEEFESEVAGTGSDAEVVALEGDETYEI from the coding sequence ATGCAAGTCACCTGGCACGGCCACTCGACGTGGCACGTCACCGTAGGGGAGACGGAGCTGCTGATCGATCCGTTCTTCGACAATCCGAAGACGGACCTCGAGCCGGCCGACATCGACGCGCCCGACTACGTGTTGCTGACGCACGGCCACGCCGACCACATCGCCCACGCCGGCGAGTTCTCCGACGCGACGCTGGTCGCGACGCCGGAGCTCGTCTCCTACTGCGAGGACGAGTTCGGCTTCGAGGACGCCGTCGGCGGGATGGGGATGAACCTCGGCGGCACCGTCGAGTGCGGCGACGCGTACGTCACGATGGTCCGTGCCGACCACACAAACGGGATCATGACCGAGAACGACAAAAGCGGCGGGATGCCCGCCGGCTTTGTCGTCTCGGACACGAAACCGACGCAGGTCGAAGACGAGGAGTCGACGGCCTTCTACGACGCCGGTGACACCTCGCTGATGACCGAGATGCGCGAGGTCATCGGCCCGTATCTCGAGCCCGACGTCGCCGCGGTCCCGATCGGCGACCACTTCACGATGGGGCCCCAGCAGGCCGCCATCGCCGTCGACTGGCTCGACGTCGACGTCGCCCTTCCCCAACACTACGATACCTTCCCGCCGATCGAGCAGGATCCCGAGGAGTTCGAGAGCGAGGTCGCGGGCACCGGCAGCGACGCCGAGGTCGTCGCGCTCGAGGGCGACGAGACGTACGAGATCTGA
- a CDS encoding metal-dependent hydrolase, which translates to MVDVTGHFGMALLFAAPAWMLWGRRGALGFTAFTLVTAMLPDVDLVLQGYLPITHHGVTHTLLFVGVTSALVGTVAARYLTDWFNDYRRIRSTHITAETVFVFATAGLITGGVSHLFADVLSAPDIAAPLSPFWPVYSEPVIVDVIYYDSPVWNFGLLAVAVGLHLVLARYERYPLETRYRIGGRSEGDTQYGASGND; encoded by the coding sequence ATGGTTGACGTCACCGGTCACTTCGGCATGGCGCTGCTGTTCGCCGCACCGGCGTGGATGCTCTGGGGCCGGCGAGGGGCGCTCGGATTCACGGCGTTTACGCTGGTGACGGCGATGCTCCCGGACGTCGATCTGGTCCTGCAGGGCTACCTCCCGATCACCCACCACGGCGTGACGCATACCCTGCTGTTCGTCGGGGTGACGAGCGCCCTCGTCGGGACGGTCGCCGCCCGGTATCTCACCGACTGGTTCAACGACTATCGCCGCATTCGGAGCACCCACATCACGGCCGAAACGGTGTTCGTCTTCGCGACGGCGGGACTGATCACCGGCGGCGTCAGCCATCTGTTCGCGGACGTCCTCTCCGCGCCCGATATCGCGGCGCCGCTCTCGCCGTTCTGGCCGGTCTATTCGGAACCGGTGATCGTCGACGTGATTTACTACGACTCGCCGGTCTGGAACTTCGGACTGCTCGCCGTCGCCGTCGGCCTCCATCTGGTGCTGGCCCGATACGAACGCTATCCGCTCGAGACGCGCTACCGAATCGGCGGCCGCTCCGAGGGCGATACCCAATACGGCGCGAGCGGTAACGATTGA
- a CDS encoding OsmC family protein: MAKQVTTVSEEGYSATNEIRDFETTIDANGEDAPDTLEALLAAYGSCYVPALRVGAQQRDAGDLGKIEIDITGDLNDDDKLESVQFDIRVEGDVDEDTGEEVIERAFELCKVHDALKDSLHAETSFEGDAV, encoded by the coding sequence ATGGCGAAGCAGGTCACCACCGTCTCCGAGGAGGGATACAGTGCGACGAACGAGATCCGCGACTTCGAAACGACGATCGACGCCAACGGCGAGGACGCGCCGGACACGCTCGAGGCGCTGCTGGCCGCGTACGGCTCCTGTTACGTACCGGCGCTGCGCGTCGGCGCGCAACAGCGCGACGCCGGCGACCTCGGCAAGATCGAGATCGACATCACCGGCGATCTGAACGACGACGACAAACTCGAGTCGGTCCAGTTCGACATCCGCGTCGAGGGCGACGTCGACGAGGACACCGGCGAGGAGGTCATCGAGCGCGCCTTCGAGCTCTGCAAGGTCCACGACGCGCTGAAGGACAGTCTCCACGCGGAGACGAGTTTCGAGGGCGACGCCGTCTAA
- a CDS encoding OB-fold nucleic acid binding domain-containing protein: MGNCIICGTAVDGEICESHEEDAVFEFRGTSASELTPGRYYRGVVDGYADFGVFVDIGDHVTGLLHRSELDRRLESLDWESGDEVFVQVLDVRDNGNVDLGWSIRQREREFRGHLIDTGSDEVRPEELEDDTDSGSAADSGSEPESGSESDTDAGAESGTDTESEPSEDPAAGDLQAAADDTGPSDDTGAPNASETVAAGSGGVATETAATGSTAATDDAADAEPEAEPALKRTTVEAIENQVGSVVRLEGEITGVRQTSGPTVFELRDETATVECAAFEEAGVRAYPDVDVDDVVALEGEVERHHGDLQIETETLDVLEGEDREAVRDRLEESIEREARPAEIDLLADHDAVAAVEDGLSDAATAIRRAVVEARPVVVRHGATADGYVAGAAIERAVLPLIREKHTREDAEYHYFERRPLDGRVYDMDAATSDVTSMLEARDRHGEQLPLVVVVDAGSTEESIDGYDLLSLYDAETVVIDDSRADEEITDAVSVAVAPSLTGADVTDLTSTALAANVAAHVNGDVRDDLVHLPAVSYWDDTPEAYVDLATEAGYDETAVSDRREAVALEAFYQSYKDKRELVIDLLFGDEETGRNGDLAAHVSEQFRAKLGTELETARENLETEDVDGVTVAVLDTDAFTHRYNFPTTTLLLDALHRRQRDEGPFVTLGVGDDELHVRATESLNVRALGAAIDDAVPNAGVSVVGGQDGHVEFLPGERDAVREAALEALGETLA, from the coding sequence ATGGGTAACTGTATCATCTGTGGCACAGCTGTCGACGGTGAAATCTGCGAGAGTCACGAGGAGGACGCGGTCTTCGAATTTCGCGGCACGTCCGCCTCGGAACTCACCCCCGGTCGCTACTACCGGGGCGTCGTCGACGGCTACGCCGACTTCGGTGTCTTCGTCGACATCGGAGACCACGTAACCGGTCTGTTGCATAGAAGCGAACTCGATCGACGACTGGAGAGCCTCGACTGGGAGTCCGGCGACGAGGTCTTCGTCCAGGTGCTCGACGTTCGAGACAACGGCAACGTCGACCTCGGCTGGTCGATCCGCCAGCGCGAACGCGAGTTCCGCGGGCACCTGATCGACACGGGCAGCGACGAGGTCCGTCCCGAGGAGCTCGAGGACGACACCGATTCCGGATCAGCCGCCGATTCCGGGTCCGAACCCGAGTCCGGGTCCGAATCCGACACCGACGCGGGAGCCGAATCCGGCACCGATACCGAATCGGAACCGAGCGAGGATCCCGCCGCCGGCGACCTGCAGGCGGCCGCCGACGACACGGGGCCGTCCGACGACACCGGCGCGCCGAACGCGAGCGAAACCGTCGCTGCCGGCAGCGGCGGCGTCGCTACCGAGACGGCCGCGACCGGCTCGACGGCGGCGACCGACGACGCGGCCGACGCCGAACCCGAGGCCGAACCGGCGCTCAAGCGCACGACGGTCGAGGCCATCGAGAACCAGGTCGGCAGCGTCGTTCGCCTCGAGGGCGAGATCACCGGCGTCCGCCAGACCAGCGGTCCGACCGTCTTCGAGCTCCGCGACGAGACGGCCACCGTCGAGTGCGCCGCGTTCGAGGAGGCCGGCGTCCGCGCCTACCCCGACGTCGACGTCGACGACGTCGTCGCGCTCGAGGGCGAAGTCGAGCGCCACCACGGCGACCTCCAGATCGAAACGGAGACCCTCGACGTCCTCGAGGGCGAGGACCGCGAGGCCGTTCGCGACCGCCTCGAGGAGTCCATCGAACGCGAGGCCCGACCGGCCGAGATCGACCTGCTGGCCGACCACGACGCCGTCGCCGCCGTCGAGGACGGACTCTCCGACGCCGCGACCGCGATCCGACGCGCCGTCGTCGAGGCCCGCCCGGTCGTCGTCCGTCACGGCGCGACCGCCGACGGCTACGTCGCCGGCGCCGCCATCGAACGGGCCGTCCTCCCGCTGATCCGCGAGAAGCACACCCGCGAGGACGCGGAGTACCACTACTTCGAGCGACGCCCGCTCGACGGCCGCGTCTACGACATGGACGCCGCCACCAGCGACGTCACCTCGATGCTCGAGGCCCGCGACCGCCACGGCGAGCAACTGCCGCTGGTGGTCGTCGTCGACGCCGGCTCGACCGAGGAGTCGATCGACGGCTACGACCTGCTCTCGCTGTACGACGCCGAGACGGTCGTCATCGACGACAGCCGCGCCGACGAGGAGATCACCGACGCCGTCTCGGTGGCCGTCGCGCCGTCGCTGACCGGTGCCGACGTCACCGACCTCACGTCGACGGCGCTCGCCGCGAACGTCGCCGCCCACGTCAACGGCGACGTCCGCGACGACCTCGTCCACCTCCCCGCGGTCAGCTACTGGGACGACACCCCCGAGGCGTACGTCGACCTCGCGACCGAGGCCGGTTACGACGAGACCGCGGTCTCGGACCGGCGGGAAGCCGTCGCCCTCGAGGCCTTCTACCAGTCGTACAAGGACAAGCGCGAACTCGTCATCGACCTGCTGTTCGGCGACGAGGAGACGGGTCGAAACGGCGATCTGGCCGCCCACGTCTCCGAGCAGTTCCGGGCGAAACTCGGAACCGAACTCGAGACGGCCCGGGAGAACTTAGAGACCGAGGACGTCGACGGTGTCACCGTCGCCGTGCTCGACACCGACGCGTTCACGCATCGGTACAACTTCCCGACGACGACGCTGCTGCTCGACGCGCTCCACCGTCGACAGCGCGACGAGGGGCCGTTCGTGACCCTCGGCGTCGGCGACGACGAACTGCACGTCCGCGCGACCGAGTCGCTGAACGTCCGCGCGCTCGGTGCCGCGATCGACGACGCGGTGCCCAACGCGGGGGTCAGCGTCGTCGGCGGTCAGGACGGTCACGTGGAGTTCCTGCCCGGTGAACGCGACGCCGTTCGCGAGGCCGCACTCGAGGCGCTCGGCGAGACGCTCGCGTAA
- a CDS encoding DUF3006 domain-containing protein gives MTEHYTAVLDRIVDGETAVLLLEDDGTVVDERVLDVGRLPEDGRHEGAVFDVELADDDGSLEADDDNSLEADDDRFEAGDDLESVSYRPSLERDRRNEAQDRFDRLSERLSDE, from the coding sequence ATGACCGAGCACTACACCGCGGTCCTCGACCGCATCGTCGACGGCGAGACGGCCGTGCTCCTGCTCGAGGACGACGGAACGGTGGTCGACGAGCGCGTCCTCGACGTCGGGCGACTCCCCGAGGACGGCCGGCACGAGGGCGCCGTCTTCGACGTCGAACTCGCGGACGACGACGGCAGTCTCGAGGCGGACGACGATAACAGTCTCGAGGCGGACGACGACCGCTTCGAGGCAGGCGATGACCTCGAGTCGGTGAGCTATCGCCCGTCGCTCGAGCGGGACCGACGGAACGAGGCGCAGGATCGATTCGATCGACTCTCCGAGCGCCTCTCAGACGAGTAG
- a CDS encoding DUF5799 family protein, with protein sequence MSDSPWTDRIVGARMTVDQQFSSRIADSQFSNQQWSLIMTATEFEIEDPDDPDSARLVADTEQVEQVIPELENVPSGGMGAMGGPGPGAGNQDGSSSGGVFDSIMGALGLGDDGGDDHAEKRRAAERLAQEYAEELQSHLESEGRWQSVRKAAADE encoded by the coding sequence ATGAGCGACTCACCGTGGACGGACCGGATCGTCGGTGCCCGCATGACCGTCGATCAGCAGTTCTCCTCGCGGATCGCGGACTCGCAGTTTTCCAACCAGCAGTGGAGCCTGATCATGACCGCCACGGAGTTCGAGATCGAAGACCCCGACGATCCCGACAGCGCGCGGCTCGTCGCCGATACCGAGCAGGTCGAGCAGGTCATCCCCGAACTCGAGAACGTTCCCAGCGGCGGCATGGGCGCAATGGGCGGTCCGGGTCCGGGCGCGGGCAATCAGGACGGCTCCTCGAGCGGCGGCGTCTTCGACTCGATCATGGGCGCCCTCGGGCTGGGCGACGACGGCGGTGACGACCACGCCGAAAAGCGACGCGCGGCCGAGCGGCTCGCCCAGGAGTACGCCGAGGAACTCCAGTCCCACCTCGAGTCCGAGGGACGGTGGCAGTCGGTTCGGAAGGCCGCCGCGGACGAGTAG